A region from the Chelonoidis abingdonii isolate Lonesome George chromosome 10, CheloAbing_2.0, whole genome shotgun sequence genome encodes:
- the LOC116816115 gene encoding uncharacterized protein LOC116816115, with protein sequence MTQELLTEMVLKITEAGKELQWDLACSEIQDFLNDHLMAIRSDLEHEVWPSALTDTSGMPSDLWPGRHTQRFSGWSRIYSQCSSQAYGPVSYTESYQVHGEDACGTGLFTVTSGRLDHLVCLANVSASGITLYIWIGIGNQWTLWSLEPPQLQCLRKLKQGEVVTVFDKVCWEDMGQGTTLTGQLLFQANDNCVYVKATTLQDMHFNLTMAAGNHIIYWPADKALQLDLRYQISFNWTTLIPDQFQNVRSILPEIQKISDLQGQIHVLQNIYQIEKHAFYTAYRVSTLCTNYDVMCKEMKQPQHIITMGTLMLVLLLFSLGICCCCCCKGCTEKNGFHVHTNHALLLYPVKTIGLILILLS encoded by the coding sequence ATGACCCAGGAGCTGTTGACAGAGATGGTACTGAAGATCACTGAGGCAGGAAAGGAATTGCAGTGGGATCTGGCATGTTCAGagattcaggatttcctgaatgaccatctgatggccattcggagtgatctcGAGCATGAGGTGTGGCCTTCTGCCCTTACAGATACCTCAGGAATGCCATCTGATTTGTGGCCAGGGAGACATACTCAGAGATTTTCAGGCTGGAGTCGTATATACTCACAGTGCTCCTCCCAAGCATATGGGCCGGTATCCTATACCGAATCCTATCaggtccatggggaggatgcatgtgggactggattattcacTGTGACATCTGGGAGATTAGACCACCTGGTATGCCTAGCCAATGTTAGTGCTTCTGGAATAACACTTTATATTTGGATTGGAATAGGAAATCAGTGGACATTATGGTCTTTAGAACCCCCGCAGCTTCAGTGCTTAAGGAAATTGAAGCAAGGGGAAGTTGTCACAGTGTTTGACAAAGTTTGTTGGGAAGATATGGGACAaggaactaccctgacaggacagTTGCTGTTCCAAGCTAATGATAACTGTGTATATGTTAAGGCCACCACTTTGCAAGATATGCATTTTAATCTCACCATGGCTGCAGGAAATCACATTATTTACTGGCCAGCAGACAAAGCCCTACAATTAGACCTTAggtatcagatttcttttaattGGACCACTTTGATACCTGACCAGTTTCAAAATGTACGCTCAATCCTACCGGAGATTCAGAAAATTTCTGACTTACAGGGTCAAATCCATGTGCTTCAGAATATATATCAAATTGAAAAACATGCTTTTTATACAGCCTATAGAGTGTCTACTTTGTGTACTAATTATGATGTAATGTGTAAGGAAATGAAACAACCCCAGCATATTATTACAATGGGGACATTAATGCTTGTATTGCTTTTGTTTAGTCTAGgaatatgttgttgttgttgttgtaaggGATGTACTGAGAAAAATGGCTTTCATGTTCACACTAATCATGCATTATTGTTATATCCAGTTAAGACTATAGGGTTGATTCTGATCCTCCTGAGCTAG